One Streptomyces sp. L2 genomic window carries:
- a CDS encoding vWA domain-containing protein, which yields MSATVRDRLKKHFVNHVALVIDKSGSMRGHSEQLIRVVDEFVKGLAEESDRLGHETRISLYAFDHLVENLVWDMDVKHLPSMRGLYTVENGATALIQASVKALDDLGHIWEEYGEHSFLQVVVTDGEENASGADRTGSRHDHLPDGRAVLDEWRGRIADKLNSLPDHWTSAIMVPNSLAKRTAQQYGFPTGNISIWDADSAQGVEEAIGAVKSAATRFLRDREQGVRGTRNLFAMGQDLSTADVKSSLRALDPGKYVLIPVDRQTPIRDFVTSAGHPYKTGCAYYELSKREKIQANKKIAVAEKDATSGRMTGKVFTGPAARRLLGLPETEVTVTPGSNAEYTVFVQSTSVNRKLLPGTRLLVLL from the coding sequence ATGAGCGCCACGGTAAGGGACCGGCTCAAGAAGCACTTCGTGAACCACGTCGCTCTCGTCATCGACAAGTCCGGTTCGATGAGGGGGCATTCGGAGCAGCTCATCCGCGTGGTGGACGAGTTCGTGAAGGGCCTGGCGGAGGAGTCCGACCGGCTCGGCCACGAGACCCGGATCAGTCTCTACGCCTTCGACCACCTGGTGGAGAACCTGGTGTGGGACATGGACGTGAAGCACCTGCCGTCCATGCGGGGCCTCTACACCGTCGAGAACGGCGCGACCGCGCTCATCCAGGCATCGGTGAAGGCGCTGGACGACCTCGGCCACATATGGGAGGAGTACGGCGAACACAGCTTCCTCCAGGTCGTGGTCACCGACGGCGAGGAGAACGCCTCGGGCGCGGACCGGACGGGCTCGCGCCACGATCACCTGCCCGACGGCCGCGCCGTCCTCGACGAGTGGCGGGGGCGGATCGCGGACAAGCTGAACAGCCTGCCGGACCACTGGACCTCGGCCATCATGGTGCCCAACTCCCTGGCCAAGCGCACCGCTCAGCAGTACGGCTTTCCCACCGGCAACATCTCGATCTGGGACGCCGACTCGGCGCAGGGCGTCGAAGAGGCGATCGGCGCCGTCAAGTCGGCCGCCACGCGCTTCCTGCGGGACCGGGAGCAGGGTGTGCGCGGAACCAGGAACCTCTTCGCCATGGGCCAGGACCTCAGCACGGCCGACGTGAAGTCCAGTCTGCGGGCCCTCGACCCCGGCAAGTACGTGCTGATCCCGGTGGACCGGCAGACGCCGATCCGCGACTTCGTCACCAGCGCTGGGCACCCGTACAAGACGGGCTGCGCCTACTACGAGCTGTCCAAGCGCGAGAAGATCCAGGCCAACAAGAAGATCGCGGTGGCGGAGAAGGACGCCACCAGCGGCCGGATGACGGGAAAGGTGTTCACCGGCCCCGCGGCCCGCCGGCTTCTGGGCCTGCCGGAGACGGAGGTGACGGTGACGCCCGGCAGCAACGCGGAGTACACCGTGTTCGTCCAGTCGACCTCGGTCAACCGCAAACTCCTCCCGGGCACCAGGCTGCTGGTCCTCCTGTAG
- a CDS encoding LysM peptidoglycan-binding domain-containing M23 family metallopeptidase — protein MPAKGKHRRPKTQRLTRSIAVAGTGGAALALPLVGAAGAHAATPQSGSAHVTQALPAAKGTAVKATAAKPAAAHRAPGVRTYTVKSGDCLAKIADDHDVRGGWHRLYDDNRQAVGDDPSLIHPGLKLTLGKRAAAAHHPSSDAHSATPSTHPSKPQTPPPAATPSTGFTLPVTGATIGTGYHVAGSMWSSGYHTGVDFVVPTGTSVKSVAAGTVVSAGWGGAYGNQVVVKLNDGHYAQYAHLSQLSVSAGQSVTEGQQLGLSGATGNVTGPHLHFEIRTTPDYGSDIDPVAYLSRHGVTVG, from the coding sequence ATGCCCGCGAAGGGTAAGCACCGTCGTCCCAAGACCCAGCGTCTGACCCGCTCCATCGCCGTCGCCGGAACCGGCGGCGCCGCCCTCGCCCTGCCGCTCGTCGGGGCCGCCGGAGCCCACGCCGCCACCCCGCAGTCCGGTTCCGCGCACGTCACCCAGGCCCTCCCGGCCGCCAAGGGCACGGCGGTGAAGGCGACCGCCGCGAAGCCGGCGGCCGCGCACCGCGCTCCGGGCGTCCGCACCTACACGGTGAAGTCCGGCGACTGCCTGGCGAAGATAGCCGACGACCACGACGTCCGCGGCGGCTGGCACCGGCTCTACGACGACAACCGGCAGGCCGTCGGCGACGACCCGTCGCTGATCCACCCCGGCCTGAAGCTCACGCTCGGCAAGCGCGCGGCGGCGGCACACCACCCGTCCTCCGACGCGCACTCCGCGACCCCGTCCACCCACCCGTCCAAGCCGCAGACCCCGCCCCCGGCCGCCACCCCCTCCACCGGCTTCACCCTCCCGGTGACCGGCGCCACCATCGGCACCGGCTACCACGTGGCGGGCAGCATGTGGTCCAGCGGTTACCACACCGGCGTCGACTTCGTCGTCCCGACCGGCACCTCCGTCAAGTCCGTCGCCGCCGGCACGGTCGTCTCCGCGGGCTGGGGCGGCGCGTACGGCAACCAGGTCGTCGTCAAGCTGAACGACGGCCACTACGCCCAGTACGCCCACCTCTCCCAGCTCTCCGTGTCCGCCGGGCAGAGCGTGACGGAGGGACAGCAGCTCGGCCTGTCCGGCGCCACCGGCAACGTGACCGGACCGCACCTGCACTTCGAGATCCGGACCACCCCGGACTACGGCTCGGACATCGACCCCGTCGCCTACCTCAGCCGGCACGGAGTCACCGTCGGCTGA
- a CDS encoding tyrosine-protein phosphatase, with product MTQQVPSTEPELAGVRNFRDVGGLPARDGRRVRHGVLFRSGHLAHATSEDAAFLASLGLHTVFDFRNAADQKLEGPDVALPGVRNVNLPLSDPADGAEFWKMVRDGDLDQLRGILADGKAAGRMIASYRQIVRDRTAEHSRVLHALAEDSVPALMHCAAGKDRAGISIAVTLLAVGVERDAIVADYLESNARHRRYKVHRSGSAETAYTPEVMELLSPLFEARAEYLAAAFDSIEQRWGGTETYLEQGLGLTAPTRERLRERLLD from the coding sequence GTGACGCAGCAGGTCCCGTCGACCGAGCCCGAGCTGGCCGGAGTCCGCAACTTCCGCGACGTCGGCGGACTGCCGGCGCGGGACGGACGGCGGGTGCGCCACGGCGTGCTGTTCCGCAGCGGGCACCTCGCCCACGCGACCTCCGAGGACGCCGCGTTCCTCGCCTCGCTGGGCCTGCACACGGTCTTCGACTTCCGCAACGCCGCCGACCAGAAGCTGGAGGGGCCGGACGTCGCGCTCCCCGGGGTGCGCAATGTGAACCTTCCGCTGAGCGACCCGGCGGACGGCGCGGAGTTCTGGAAGATGGTCCGCGACGGCGACCTCGACCAGCTGCGCGGGATCCTCGCCGACGGCAAGGCGGCCGGCCGGATGATCGCCTCCTACCGGCAGATCGTCAGGGACCGCACCGCCGAGCACTCCCGGGTGCTGCACGCGCTCGCCGAGGACAGCGTGCCCGCGCTGATGCACTGCGCGGCCGGCAAGGACCGCGCGGGCATCTCGATAGCCGTGACGCTGCTCGCCGTGGGCGTGGAGCGGGACGCGATCGTCGCGGACTACCTGGAGTCCAACGCCAGGCACCGCCGCTACAAGGTCCACCGCAGCGGCAGCGCGGAGACCGCGTACACCCCCGAGGTGATGGAGCTGCTCAGCCCGTTGTTCGAGGCGCGCGCCGAGTACCTGGCGGCGGCCTTCGACAGCATCGAGCAGCGGTGGGGCGGGACCGAGACCTATCTGGAGCAGGGCCTCGGGCTCACCGCGCCCACCAGGGAGCGGCTGCGCGAGCGCCTGCTGGACTGA
- a CDS encoding class I SAM-dependent methyltransferase: protein MDESGRTASRTAVLVCQGRAAADGRAVPGRFADPVAGRLLRAPERVPVDQVRASTPPDGMRARTAYESVRACAEVVVPRTVAIDEALRARVTGQLVILGAGLDTRAWRLPELAGTDVWEVDHPASQEDKRARLAAVAPGVRGMDADDTGPAGPPVTARSVRFTPVDFTVDDLGAALDAAGHDPARPTTWLWEGVVPYLTRDEVRATVAALAARTAPGSALVVNYQTPSAKAATGRLLARVLGSSVTSGEPWRSLWRPDQLAALLAEYGLRVVSDDTLLALAHSIGSQTRVRASLRSGRVAVAEGR from the coding sequence ATGGACGAGAGCGGGCGAACGGCGAGCCGGACGGCGGTGCTGGTCTGCCAGGGACGGGCGGCCGCGGACGGCAGGGCCGTTCCGGGGCGGTTCGCCGATCCGGTGGCGGGACGGCTCCTGCGGGCCCCGGAGCGCGTGCCCGTGGACCAGGTGCGCGCGAGCACTCCGCCCGACGGAATGCGGGCGCGCACCGCGTACGAGAGCGTGCGGGCGTGCGCCGAGGTGGTCGTGCCGCGGACGGTCGCCATCGACGAGGCCTTGCGCGCCCGAGTGACCGGCCAGTTGGTGATCCTCGGCGCCGGCCTGGACACCCGCGCCTGGCGGCTGCCCGAACTGGCGGGCACCGATGTGTGGGAGGTCGACCATCCCGCCTCCCAGGAGGACAAACGGGCCCGCCTCGCCGCTGTCGCACCCGGGGTCCGCGGGATGGACGCGGACGACACCGGCCCTGCCGGACCGCCGGTCACGGCCCGCTCCGTACGGTTCACACCCGTGGACTTCACCGTCGACGACCTCGGTGCGGCCCTGGACGCCGCCGGGCACGATCCGGCCCGGCCCACGACATGGCTGTGGGAGGGGGTCGTGCCGTACCTCACCCGGGACGAGGTGCGGGCCACGGTGGCCGCGCTCGCCGCCCGGACGGCCCCGGGCAGCGCGCTCGTCGTCAACTACCAGACGCCGTCGGCGAAGGCGGCCACCGGGCGGCTGCTGGCCCGCGTGCTCGGCAGTTCCGTCACCTCCGGCGAGCCGTGGCGCTCGCTGTGGCGGCCGGATCAACTGGCCGCGCTGCTCGCGGAGTACGGCCTGCGGGTGGTCTCGGACGACACGCTCCTCGCCCTCGCGCACTCGATCGGCAGCCAGACGCGGGTGCGGGCCTCCCTGAGGTCGGGGCGCGTCGCCGTCGCGGAAGGCCGCTGA
- a CDS encoding SGNH/GDSL hydrolase family protein: MADDSKSDNTSVIGSIGSYVAVGDSFTEGVGDPGPDGAFVGWADRFAVLLADRRPEGDFRYSNLAVRGKLLDQIVADQVPKALELAPDLVSFCAGGNDIIRPGTDPDEVAERFERSVSRLAEAAGTVLVTTGFDTRGVPVLKHLRGKIATYNGHVRAIADRYGCPVLDLWSLKSVQDRRAWDDDRLHLSAEGHTRVALRAGQALGLEIPADPEQPWPPLPPRGTLEVRRDDVHWAREYLVPWIGRRLRGESSGDHVTAKGTLSPDDIKTRIASVA, translated from the coding sequence GTGGCAGACGATTCGAAGAGTGACAACACATCGGTGATCGGGTCGATCGGGTCGTACGTGGCGGTGGGGGACAGCTTCACCGAGGGCGTCGGCGATCCGGGGCCCGACGGGGCGTTCGTCGGCTGGGCCGACCGGTTCGCGGTCCTGCTCGCCGACCGGCGGCCCGAAGGAGACTTCCGGTACAGCAACCTCGCGGTGCGCGGGAAGCTGCTCGACCAGATCGTGGCGGACCAGGTCCCCAAGGCGCTCGAACTCGCCCCGGACCTGGTCTCCTTCTGCGCGGGCGGCAACGACATCATCCGCCCCGGCACCGACCCGGACGAGGTCGCCGAACGCTTCGAGCGGTCGGTGTCCCGGCTGGCCGAGGCGGCGGGCACGGTCCTCGTGACGACCGGTTTCGACACGCGTGGCGTCCCGGTGCTCAAGCACCTGCGGGGCAAGATCGCCACGTACAACGGGCACGTGCGGGCCATCGCCGACCGGTACGGCTGCCCGGTGCTCGACCTGTGGTCCCTGAAGTCCGTGCAGGACCGCCGGGCGTGGGACGACGACCGGCTCCACCTGTCGGCGGAGGGCCACACCCGCGTGGCCCTGCGCGCCGGTCAGGCCCTCGGCCTGGAGATCCCGGCCGACCCCGAGCAGCCCTGGCCGCCCCTGCCGCCCCGGGGCACGCTGGAGGTCCGCCGCGACGACGTGCACTGGGCCCGCGAGTACCTCGTCCCGTGGATCGGCCGCCGGCTGCGGGGCGAGTCCTCCGGCGACCACGTCACGGCGAAGGGCACGCTGTCACCGGACGACATCAAGACGCGGATCGCGTCGGTGGCCTGA
- a CDS encoding XRE family transcriptional regulator — translation MNASDAGRPEQPGGELSAVAPQLRALRRRAGLTLEAAAQAAGLSPAHLSRLETGRRQPSLPMLLGLARIYGTTVAELLGEVPADRDAVLRAADMEPIRAGGWTYLQAGAPGRGMQALRVQVPYGAQGDVVRVHPGEEWLYVLKGRLRLRLGDSAHLLAPGDSAHFDSLTPHRLAAEDHDGVELLFVHTLLQSPTATLCLGPLTGELP, via the coding sequence ATGAACGCCTCAGACGCGGGCCGGCCGGAACAGCCAGGCGGCGAGCTGTCCGCCGTAGCCCCGCAGTTGCGTGCCCTGCGGCGGCGCGCCGGCCTCACGCTGGAGGCCGCGGCGCAGGCCGCCGGGCTCTCGCCCGCGCATCTGTCGCGGCTGGAGACCGGCCGGCGGCAGCCCTCGCTGCCGATGCTGCTCGGGCTCGCCCGTATCTACGGTACGACGGTCGCCGAACTGCTCGGTGAGGTGCCCGCCGACCGGGACGCCGTCCTGCGCGCCGCCGACATGGAGCCGATCCGGGCAGGCGGCTGGACCTATCTCCAGGCCGGGGCCCCCGGGCGCGGCATGCAGGCGCTGCGCGTCCAGGTCCCCTACGGCGCCCAGGGGGACGTCGTGCGCGTCCACCCGGGCGAGGAGTGGCTGTACGTCCTCAAGGGCCGGCTGCGGCTGCGCCTCGGTGACAGCGCGCACCTGCTCGCACCCGGCGACAGCGCGCACTTCGACTCACTCACCCCGCACCGCCTCGCCGCCGAGGACCACGACGGCGTCGAGCTGCTGTTCGTCCACACCCTGCTTCAAAGCCCCACGGCAACGCTGTGCCTGGGCCCGCTGACCGGAGAGCTGCCATGA
- a CDS encoding MBL fold metallo-hydrolase, producing MTGPRSQSPGLRGLRPAAFGADPGGERMARIRRSPHFKDGVFQNPGGTVRTVPSGSRRDLAKVFLDKEQRPLRAPGGTVPVHATTYADLARPPATGLRLTWMGHSSVLAEIDGHRALFDPVWGERCSPFPFVGPRRLHPVPLPLAALGPVDVVVISHDHYDHLDMPTIKALAGTDTLFAVPLGVGAHLERWGVAADRLRELDWHESTRVGGLTLTATPARHFCGRGLRNTQHTLWASWAVAGEEHRIYHSGDTGYFEGFKDIGAAHGPFDATMIQIGAYSPFWPDIHMTPEEGLRAHLDLQGGAPHGVLLPIHWGTFNLAPHAWAEPGEWTKDAGDEAGQPVALPRPGEPFEPGGKVPGEPWWRTVSQPIAHHWRGVRPVEAPAEERPADLDLAGDR from the coding sequence GTGACCGGTCCGCGTTCCCAGAGTCCCGGGCTCCGAGGGCTGCGGCCCGCCGCCTTCGGCGCGGATCCCGGCGGTGAGCGCATGGCACGCATCCGCCGCTCCCCGCATTTCAAGGACGGCGTCTTCCAGAACCCGGGCGGCACCGTCCGTACGGTTCCCTCCGGGTCCCGGCGCGACCTCGCGAAGGTCTTCCTCGACAAGGAGCAGCGCCCGCTGCGCGCGCCGGGCGGCACCGTCCCGGTGCACGCCACGACCTACGCCGACCTGGCCAGACCGCCCGCCACGGGGCTGCGGCTGACCTGGATGGGCCACTCCAGCGTGCTCGCGGAGATCGACGGACACCGGGCCCTGTTCGACCCGGTCTGGGGCGAGCGCTGCTCCCCGTTCCCCTTCGTCGGGCCCAGGCGGCTGCACCCGGTGCCGCTGCCGCTGGCCGCCCTCGGCCCGGTCGACGTCGTGGTCATCTCCCACGACCACTACGACCATCTGGACATGCCCACGATCAAGGCGCTGGCCGGCACGGACACCCTGTTCGCGGTGCCCCTCGGCGTCGGCGCCCACCTCGAACGCTGGGGTGTCGCGGCCGACCGGCTGCGCGAGCTGGACTGGCACGAGTCGACCCGGGTCGGCGGCCTGACCCTCACCGCGACCCCCGCCCGCCACTTCTGCGGCCGGGGCCTGCGCAACACCCAGCACACCCTTTGGGCCTCCTGGGCCGTCGCCGGCGAGGAGCACCGGATCTACCACAGCGGGGACACCGGCTACTTCGAGGGCTTCAAGGACATCGGAGCCGCCCACGGCCCGTTCGACGCCACCATGATCCAGATCGGCGCGTACTCCCCGTTCTGGCCGGACATCCACATGACCCCCGAGGAGGGCCTGCGCGCCCACCTCGACCTCCAGGGCGGCGCCCCGCACGGGGTGCTGCTGCCGATCCACTGGGGCACCTTCAACCTCGCCCCGCACGCCTGGGCGGAGCCGGGGGAGTGGACGAAGGACGCGGGCGACGAGGCCGGACAGCCGGTGGCGCTCCCGCGGCCGGGCGAACCCTTCGAGCCCGGAGGCAAGGTGCCCGGCGAGCCCTGGTGGCGGACCGTATCCCAGCCGATCGCCCACCACTGGCGCGGCGTCCGCCCGGTGGAGGCGCCCGCGGAGGAGCGGCCGGCGGACCTCGACCTCGCGGGCGACCGGTGA
- a CDS encoding alpha-galactosidase has protein sequence MAEIAENGRTWLLSGPGSSYALHLAEADELVHLHWGPRIALADAEALAADPLPAYRPFESPLDGREEYPVEGGPRFTRPALSVRTGERRGTEWCFVSYETDDDALRLRFDDDGLAITLHYRMRGDVVERWVTLHNGGPAPVELLRADAATWTLPDRDGWRLSQLHGRWAAESLLTSAPLTYGEKVIGSRRGHTGHQHLPWVALDTDATEERGEVYGCALGWSGSWRIAVAQLPDARVQITGGAGHDDSGLLLLEPGRSYTTPVFAGLWSDGGFGGASRTWHAYQRAHVIPDADRDRPVLFNSWEATFFDISEEQQTALARRAAAIGVELFVVDDGWFGARTSDRAGLGDWTPNPDRFPHGLKPLADQVHGLGMRFGIWVEPEMVNPDSDLYRAHPDWVQYQPGRKRTEFRNQLVLNLAREDVQEYLWEQLHTLLSSAPVDYVKWDFNRCFTDAGWPGEPYPQRLWTDHTHALYALLDRLRAAHPEVAFESCSGGGGRIDLGVLSRTDQVWTSDNTDPLDRLAIQHGFSQVHPARVMAAWVTDSPNSQLNGRLSSLRYRFVSAMAGVLGVGGDLTEWSEEDLAEARAWVDLYKEIRPVVQHGDLYRLRPPAGGLSAVQYVLGDETVVLAWLQSQRYGEPVPALRLRGLDPAASYECRETGEVHRGAVLRHHGLRTGLRGDLDATVLRLCRI, from the coding sequence ATGGCGGAGATCGCCGAGAACGGCCGTACCTGGCTCCTGTCCGGCCCCGGCAGCAGCTATGCCCTCCACCTCGCGGAGGCGGACGAGCTGGTCCACCTGCACTGGGGCCCGCGCATCGCCCTCGCCGACGCCGAGGCCCTGGCGGCGGACCCGCTGCCCGCGTACCGCCCCTTCGAGTCCCCGCTGGACGGCCGCGAGGAGTACCCCGTCGAGGGTGGCCCCCGCTTCACCCGCCCCGCCCTGTCCGTCCGCACCGGTGAGCGGCGCGGCACCGAGTGGTGCTTCGTGTCGTACGAGACGGACGACGACGCGCTGCGACTGCGCTTCGACGACGACGGGCTCGCGATCACCCTGCACTACCGGATGCGCGGCGACGTCGTCGAGCGCTGGGTCACCCTGCACAACGGCGGCCCCGCGCCCGTGGAACTGCTGCGCGCCGACGCCGCCACCTGGACCCTGCCCGACCGCGACGGCTGGCGGCTCTCCCAGCTGCACGGCCGCTGGGCCGCCGAGTCCCTGCTCACCAGCGCGCCCCTCACCTACGGCGAGAAGGTCATCGGCAGCCGCCGCGGCCACACCGGACACCAGCACCTGCCCTGGGTCGCCCTCGACACCGACGCCACCGAGGAGCGCGGCGAGGTCTACGGCTGCGCCCTCGGCTGGTCCGGCTCCTGGCGGATCGCGGTCGCCCAGCTCCCGGACGCGCGCGTGCAGATCACCGGCGGCGCCGGCCACGACGACTCCGGTCTGCTCCTCCTGGAGCCGGGCCGCTCCTACACCACCCCGGTCTTCGCCGGCCTGTGGAGCGACGGCGGCTTCGGCGGGGCCAGCCGCACCTGGCACGCCTACCAGCGCGCGCACGTGATCCCGGACGCGGACCGGGACCGGCCGGTGCTGTTCAACTCCTGGGAAGCCACCTTCTTCGACATCTCCGAGGAGCAGCAGACCGCGCTCGCCCGGCGGGCCGCCGCCATCGGCGTCGAGCTGTTCGTCGTGGACGACGGCTGGTTCGGCGCCCGCACCAGCGACCGGGCCGGACTCGGCGACTGGACGCCCAACCCCGACCGCTTCCCGCACGGCCTGAAGCCCCTCGCCGACCAGGTGCACGGCCTCGGCATGCGGTTCGGCATCTGGGTCGAACCCGAGATGGTCAACCCCGACAGCGATCTCTACCGCGCGCACCCTGACTGGGTGCAGTATCAACCGGGGCGAAAGCGGACGGAATTCCGCAATCAGCTCGTCCTGAACCTGGCCCGCGAGGACGTCCAGGAGTACCTGTGGGAGCAGCTGCACACCCTGCTCTCCAGTGCGCCCGTCGACTATGTGAAGTGGGACTTCAACCGCTGCTTCACCGACGCCGGCTGGCCGGGGGAGCCGTACCCGCAACGCCTGTGGACCGACCACACCCACGCCCTGTACGCCCTGCTGGACCGGCTGCGCGCCGCGCACCCCGAGGTCGCCTTCGAGTCCTGCTCGGGCGGCGGCGGCCGGATCGACCTGGGGGTGCTGAGCCGCACCGACCAGGTGTGGACCTCCGACAACACCGACCCGCTGGACCGGCTCGCCATCCAGCACGGGTTCAGCCAGGTCCACCCCGCCCGGGTCATGGCCGCCTGGGTCACCGACAGCCCGAACAGCCAGCTCAACGGCCGGTTGAGCAGCCTGCGTTACCGCTTCGTCAGCGCCATGGCGGGAGTCCTCGGCGTCGGAGGCGACCTCACCGAGTGGAGCGAGGAGGACCTCGCCGAGGCCCGCGCCTGGGTGGACCTCTACAAGGAGATACGGCCCGTCGTCCAGCACGGCGACCTGTACCGGCTGCGCCCGCCGGCGGGCGGCCTCAGCGCCGTCCAGTACGTCCTCGGCGACGAGACGGTGGTGCTCGCCTGGCTCCAGTCGCAGCGGTACGGCGAACCGGTCCCGGCCCTGCGGCTGCGCGGACTCGACCCGGCCGCGTCGTACGAATGCCGTGAAACGGGCGAAGTGCACCGAGGTGCCGTCCTCCGGCACCACGGTCTGCGGACCGGGCTGCGCGGCGATCTCGATGCGACGGTTCTCCGTCTGTGTCGCATCTGA
- a CDS encoding phosphatase PAP2 family protein, translated as MSHIGGRSASALGGPRRAVLWTAAGAALLGLLIAMEIVSRRYGEPGPMSTLARGLFLAPKPGPLYGGLALMMVVLTWRQRFVAAGAALGIDLVFVLVRWAAGVRPSDGHGFGNGALWVMLGCGVFAVTRRTGADRVLLLKGVGLGLLLAAGRKTGDTWLLITSKARPAVLDQYVATADHALGNPSWRMGRAVRATDPFGPHLLHLVYAQLAVAAIVVALYQLRNVAAEGRFPRHHLVRTFLVIGLLGPAVYMIFPVVGPVFAYGPGASGTGGVEWAVANLWPHTPPPVGSPHPVPYDGITPRNCMPSLHTAWATAIFIHTRAAPRALRYAGTFWLVATLSATLGFGYHYGADLIAGVVFALTIETALRSLDRGWDRAGVRLVVYGTAVFAALLVSYRWLPEEMAARPWLFGPLLLLALISVVSGYVRTTRQWERPTAPAPRPESQLEPV; from the coding sequence ATGTCACACATAGGCGGCAGGTCCGCGTCGGCCCTGGGGGGTCCCCGGCGGGCCGTGCTGTGGACCGCGGCGGGGGCGGCGCTTCTCGGGCTCCTCATAGCCATGGAGATCGTCTCGCGCCGCTACGGCGAACCGGGCCCGATGTCCACCCTGGCCCGCGGTCTGTTCCTCGCCCCGAAGCCGGGTCCGCTGTACGGCGGTCTGGCGTTGATGATGGTGGTGCTCACCTGGCGGCAGCGGTTCGTGGCCGCCGGTGCCGCCCTCGGTATCGACCTCGTCTTCGTGCTGGTGCGCTGGGCGGCCGGCGTCAGGCCGAGCGACGGGCACGGCTTCGGCAACGGCGCGCTGTGGGTGATGCTGGGCTGCGGGGTCTTCGCCGTCACGCGCCGCACCGGCGCCGACCGTGTGCTGCTGCTGAAGGGCGTCGGTCTTGGCCTGCTGCTGGCGGCCGGGCGCAAGACCGGCGACACCTGGCTGCTCATCACCTCCAAGGCCCGCCCGGCGGTGCTCGACCAGTACGTGGCGACCGCGGACCACGCGCTGGGCAACCCCTCATGGCGGATGGGCCGGGCCGTCCGGGCCACCGACCCGTTCGGCCCGCACCTCCTGCACCTGGTCTACGCCCAGCTCGCGGTGGCCGCGATCGTCGTCGCGCTGTACCAGCTGCGGAACGTGGCGGCCGAGGGGCGCTTTCCGCGCCACCATCTGGTGCGCACCTTCCTGGTGATAGGTCTCCTCGGCCCGGCCGTCTACATGATCTTCCCGGTGGTTGGGCCGGTCTTCGCCTACGGCCCGGGCGCCTCCGGCACCGGCGGCGTCGAATGGGCGGTGGCGAACCTCTGGCCGCACACGCCGCCGCCGGTCGGCTCCCCGCACCCGGTGCCGTACGACGGGATCACGCCCCGCAACTGCATGCCCAGCCTGCACACGGCGTGGGCCACCGCGATCTTCATCCACACCCGCGCCGCCCCCCGGGCCCTGCGGTACGCGGGCACGTTCTGGCTGGTGGCCACGCTCAGCGCGACCCTGGGGTTCGGCTACCACTACGGCGCGGACCTCATCGCCGGCGTGGTGTTCGCGCTCACCATCGAGACGGCGCTGCGCTCGCTCGACCGCGGCTGGGACCGGGCGGGCGTACGGCTGGTCGTCTACGGTACGGCGGTCTTCGCCGCGCTCCTGGTCTCGTACCGCTGGCTGCCGGAGGAGATGGCCGCCCGGCCGTGGCTGTTCGGGCCCCTTCTGCTGCTGGCGCTGATCTCCGTGGTCTCCGGCTACGTGCGGACCACCAGACAGTGGGAGCGGCCCACCGCACCGGCGCCACGACCGGAGTCGCAGCTCGAACCGGTGTGA
- a CDS encoding TetR/AcrR family transcriptional regulator, protein MARVRLSVAERREELLRAAVEQIEVRGVAALRIADVASALGVSNALVLYHFSTKEQLVAAAFAHAAEGDLAHLRGLLGRRTSAVRRLRSAVRWYAPSGAAKGWRLWIEGWAVSLREPALREVTRELDRQWKAAIAAVITEGVAAGEFACADPEGTALRLTALLDGLAVQLTSYPGGVPRTRAQEWGEAALARELGLEQESLRG, encoded by the coding sequence GTGGCGAGAGTGCGGTTGAGCGTGGCGGAGCGGCGCGAGGAGCTGCTGCGCGCGGCTGTCGAGCAGATCGAGGTGCGGGGCGTGGCGGCGCTCAGGATCGCCGACGTGGCGTCCGCGCTCGGGGTGAGCAACGCGCTGGTGCTGTACCACTTCTCCACGAAGGAGCAGCTGGTCGCCGCCGCGTTCGCGCACGCGGCGGAGGGCGACCTCGCGCACCTGCGGGGGCTGCTGGGCCGGCGGACGTCGGCGGTGCGCCGGCTGCGGTCGGCCGTCCGCTGGTACGCGCCGTCGGGTGCGGCCAAGGGCTGGCGGCTGTGGATCGAGGGCTGGGCGGTGTCACTGCGCGAGCCGGCTCTGCGCGAGGTCACCCGGGAACTGGACCGGCAGTGGAAGGCGGCGATCGCCGCCGTCATCACAGAGGGCGTCGCCGCGGGCGAGTTCGCGTGCGCCGATCCCGAGGGTACGGCCCTGCGCCTGACGGCCCTCCTGGACGGGCTCGCCGTCCAGCTGACCTCCTATCCGGGCGGCGTGCCCCGCACCCGCGCGCAGGAGTGGGGCGAGGCGGCGCTGGCCCGGGAACTCGGGCTGGAGCAGGAGTCCCTGAGGGGCTGA
- a CDS encoding DUF6126 family protein yields MSDFEEKFPRSLWIRLIIYIAVGHLLAAFLYLLFAVGAKS; encoded by the coding sequence ATGAGCGACTTCGAGGAGAAGTTCCCCCGATCCCTGTGGATCCGGCTGATCATCTACATCGCCGTGGGCCATCTCCTGGCCGCGTTCCTGTATCTGCTGTTCGCGGTGGGCGCCAAGAGCTGA